One window of Curtobacterium sp. 458 genomic DNA carries:
- a CDS encoding sugar ABC transporter substrate-binding protein yields the protein MRTAIRALAITAAAALTVTGLAACSSGGSGSSGDSKTLTYWASNQGTSLQNDKEVLTPVLEKFTKETGIKVNLQVIGWNDLQNKIQTAVTSGQGPDVVNIGNTWATSLQATGAFQEFGDSEMKAIGGADKFGKVALSTGGAPGKTVTSVPLYGLAYGLYYNKQMFKDAGLEAPTTWEDLVTDAKKLTTGGKYGFTIAGGSYTENSHFAFINSAQNGGEWFDKDGKPTFTQKANVDGIKRYLDLMQSDKVVNTSNAQYDNGTQAVSDFANKKAAMMLTQNNANSTITSNGMSKDDFGVVPFPAPQGEKDIASFPAGINLSIFKNTKNKDGALKFVKYMTSADTQATLDKPYSALPVLASAADSVTDEQTKTFLDIYNNKAKPLPLVPAEDQFESTVGKAMNDMFAKIATGGTVSDSDIKSALQTAQDQVSQAAG from the coding sequence ATGCGCACTGCCATCCGCGCACTGGCCATCACCGCGGCCGCGGCACTCACCGTGACCGGCCTCGCGGCCTGCTCCTCCGGAGGCTCCGGTTCGTCCGGCGACTCCAAGACGCTCACGTACTGGGCGTCGAACCAGGGGACGTCCCTCCAGAACGACAAGGAGGTGCTCACCCCGGTCCTCGAGAAGTTCACCAAGGAGACCGGGATCAAGGTCAACCTCCAGGTCATCGGCTGGAACGACCTGCAGAACAAGATCCAGACCGCCGTCACCTCGGGCCAGGGCCCGGACGTGGTCAACATCGGCAACACGTGGGCGACCTCGCTCCAGGCCACCGGCGCCTTCCAGGAGTTCGGTGACTCGGAGATGAAGGCGATCGGCGGTGCCGACAAGTTCGGCAAGGTCGCGCTCTCCACCGGTGGCGCGCCCGGCAAGACCGTCACGAGCGTCCCGCTCTACGGCCTCGCGTACGGCCTGTACTACAACAAGCAGATGTTCAAGGACGCCGGCCTCGAGGCACCGACGACGTGGGAGGACCTCGTCACCGACGCCAAGAAGCTCACCACGGGCGGCAAGTACGGCTTCACCATCGCCGGTGGTTCGTACACCGAGAACTCGCACTTCGCGTTCATCAACTCGGCGCAGAACGGCGGCGAGTGGTTCGACAAGGACGGCAAGCCGACCTTCACGCAGAAGGCGAACGTCGACGGCATCAAGCGCTACCTCGACCTGATGCAGTCGGACAAGGTCGTCAACACCTCGAACGCGCAGTACGACAACGGCACCCAGGCGGTCTCGGACTTCGCGAACAAGAAGGCCGCGATGATGCTGACGCAGAACAACGCGAACAGCACGATCACGTCGAACGGCATGTCGAAGGACGACTTCGGCGTGGTGCCCTTCCCGGCACCGCAGGGCGAGAAGGACATCGCGTCGTTCCCGGCCGGCATCAACCTGTCCATCTTCAAGAACACGAAGAACAAGGACGGCGCCCTGAAGTTCGTCAAGTACATGACGAGCGCGGACACGCAGGCCACGCTCGACAAGCCGTACTCGGCCCTCCCGGTGCTCGCCTCCGCTGCTGACTCGGTCACCGACGAGCAGACGAAGACGTTCCTCGACATCTACAACAACAAGGCGAAGCCGCTCCCGCTGGTGCCCGCCGAGGACCAGTTCGAGTCGACGGTCGGCAAGGCGATGAACGACATGTTCGCCAAGATCGCGACCGGCGGAACGGTCTCCGACAGCGACATCAAGTCGGCGCTCCAGACCGCCCAGGACCAGGTGTCCCAGGCTGCCGGTTGA